A single window of Leptolyngbya ohadii IS1 DNA harbors:
- the ilvB gene encoding biosynthetic-type acetolactate synthase large subunit gives MGKVLPVPSQVATTAQAIHPAAETKPIEATGAFALMDSLRRHGVTHIFGYPGGAILPIYDELYRAEAAGHVQHVLVRHEQGAAHAADGYARATGKVGVCFATSGPGATNLVTGIATAQMDSIPLVVITGQVPLTAIGTDAFQETDIYGITLPIVKHSYVVRDAKDMARIIAEAFHVASTGRPGPVLVDVPKDVGLAKFAYVPVDPGDVKLPGYRPTVKGNPRQVNQALKLIREARRPLLYVGGGAIASSAHAEIKELAERYNLPVTTTLMGIGAFDEHHPLSVGMLGMHGTAYANFAVTECDLLIAVGARFDDRVTGKLDEFAARAKVIHIDIDPAEVGKNRLPDVPIVGDVRTVLLDLLQRDSEDGTPANPNQTQEWLHRIDRWRQDYPLMVPSYPEAISPQEVIVEVGRQAPDAYYTTDVGQHQMWAAQFLKNGPRRWISSAGLGTMGFGMPAAMGAKVALPNEQVICISGDASFQMNCQELGTLAQYGIAVKTVIINNGWQGMVRQWQEAFYGERYSSSDMQPGMPDFVKLAEAFGVKGMIIRDRSELQDGIAAMLAYPGPVLLDVRVKRDENCYPMVAPGKSNAQMVGLPKPAPSEQQAEPSICENCGTKNPPDNNFCPECGTKI, from the coding sequence ATGGGTAAAGTTCTCCCTGTACCCTCCCAAGTCGCCACGACCGCTCAAGCCATCCACCCCGCTGCTGAAACGAAGCCGATCGAAGCAACGGGAGCTTTTGCACTCATGGATAGTCTCAGACGCCACGGTGTCACCCACATTTTTGGCTATCCGGGTGGGGCAATTCTACCGATTTATGACGAGCTATACCGGGCAGAAGCCGCGGGTCATGTTCAGCACGTTCTGGTTCGCCACGAACAGGGAGCTGCTCATGCTGCCGACGGATATGCGCGTGCCACAGGAAAGGTCGGCGTTTGCTTTGCGACTTCGGGTCCGGGAGCAACAAACCTGGTGACAGGCATTGCCACCGCCCAAATGGACTCGATTCCGCTGGTGGTGATTACCGGACAGGTTCCTCTGACGGCGATCGGGACCGATGCATTTCAGGAAACCGATATTTACGGCATTACCCTGCCGATTGTGAAGCATTCCTATGTAGTGCGCGACGCCAAAGATATGGCGCGAATTATTGCCGAAGCGTTCCACGTTGCCAGCACGGGGCGTCCGGGTCCGGTTCTGGTGGATGTCCCCAAGGATGTGGGTCTGGCAAAATTTGCTTACGTTCCGGTTGATCCGGGGGATGTGAAGCTGCCGGGATACCGCCCCACGGTGAAGGGCAACCCGCGTCAGGTGAATCAGGCACTCAAACTCATTCGGGAAGCCCGTCGTCCGCTGCTCTATGTGGGGGGAGGCGCGATCGCTTCCAGTGCCCATGCGGAAATTAAGGAACTGGCAGAACGCTATAACCTGCCTGTAACCACCACGCTGATGGGAATTGGTGCCTTTGACGAGCATCATCCGCTGTCGGTGGGGATGCTGGGGATGCACGGGACTGCCTACGCAAACTTTGCCGTCACGGAGTGCGACCTGCTAATTGCAGTAGGTGCCCGGTTTGACGATCGGGTAACGGGCAAGCTGGACGAGTTCGCGGCGCGGGCAAAGGTCATTCATATTGACATCGACCCCGCCGAGGTGGGCAAAAACCGCCTTCCCGATGTGCCGATCGTGGGCGATGTGCGAACCGTGCTGCTCGATCTGCTCCAGCGTGATAGCGAAGACGGCACCCCCGCAAATCCAAACCAGACTCAGGAATGGCTGCATCGGATCGATCGCTGGCGGCAAGACTACCCGCTGATGGTGCCCTCCTACCCGGAAGCCATCTCGCCCCAAGAGGTAATTGTGGAAGTCGGGCGGCAGGCTCCCGATGCTTACTACACGACGGATGTGGGACAGCATCAAATGTGGGCAGCTCAGTTCCTCAAGAATGGTCCGCGTCGCTGGATTTCCAGTGCGGGTCTGGGGACGATGGGCTTTGGCATGCCTGCGGCAATGGGGGCAAAGGTTGCTCTGCCCAATGAGCAGGTAATTTGTATCAGCGGTGATGCGAGCTTCCAGATGAACTGCCAGGAACTGGGAACGCTGGCTCAGTACGGGATTGCCGTGAAGACGGTGATCATCAATAACGGCTGGCAGGGCATGGTGCGCCAGTGGCAGGAAGCTTTCTACGGGGAGCGCTACTCTTCGTCGGATATGCAGCCGGGAATGCCGGACTTTGTGAAGCTGGCGGAAGCTTTTGGCGTGAAGGGAATGATTATTCGCGATCGCTCTGAATTGCAGGACGGTATTGCGGCAATGCTGGCATATCCAGGTCCAGTACTGCTGGATGTTCGGGTGAAGCGCGATGAGAACTGCTATCCAATGGTGGCTCCCGGCAAGAGCAATGCCCAGATGGTAGGTCTCCCCAAGCCCGCGCCTTCGGAGCAGCAAGCCGAACCGAGCATTTGCGAAAACTGCGGCACGAAGAATCCGCCGGATAACAACTTCTGCCCAGAGTGCGGCACGAAGATTTAG
- a CDS encoding pentapeptide repeat-containing protein, protein MGDLDRYYRVLGLEPGASLEEVNQAYRDLVFIWHPDRIPQDNPRLQEKAQEKIKEINQARDLLRSHRQNDRGQTDYPEGGTASHRSSSKSSASPRPTPPKPSAYSAPPRYHYYQPPPRPHTNSSSAGGSSRSDSQNHRTNASPSPHPSSHPNSQPHQQNSSSSHQSSQQSSYQQSYRSYYQPPRPPTPPPSSSYQAPPRPQSPDLSGADLRGADLKEKDLAGRNLSKANLSGANLSDAFLHRINLSEANLSGANLFRANLLEANLSNANLEGANLIGADLSGADLSGANLRGARIAVSDRLMVKFTGTRFKGATMPDGTVHE, encoded by the coding sequence ATGGGAGATCTGGATCGCTACTATAGAGTCCTTGGATTAGAGCCTGGCGCATCTCTGGAGGAGGTAAACCAGGCTTATCGCGATCTGGTCTTTATCTGGCATCCCGATCGCATCCCGCAGGATAATCCCCGGCTTCAGGAAAAGGCACAGGAGAAGATCAAAGAAATTAACCAGGCGCGGGATTTGCTGCGCTCTCATCGTCAGAATGATCGGGGACAAACCGATTACCCCGAAGGGGGAACTGCTTCGCATCGCTCATCGTCTAAATCTTCTGCATCTCCCAGACCCACTCCTCCTAAACCCTCTGCCTATTCAGCCCCTCCGCGCTATCACTACTACCAGCCGCCGCCCCGACCCCACACGAATTCTTCCTCGGCAGGCGGTTCCTCGCGATCGGACTCGCAAAACCATCGAACAAACGCTTCCCCCAGTCCTCACCCCAGTTCCCACCCCAATTCCCAGCCCCACCAGCAGAACAGCTCATCTTCCCACCAGTCTTCTCAGCAGTCCTCCTATCAGCAGTCCTATCGCAGCTATTATCAGCCGCCCCGTCCTCCGACGCCTCCTCCGTCCTCCAGTTACCAGGCTCCTCCCCGTCCCCAATCTCCTGATCTGAGTGGGGCAGACCTGCGAGGTGCAGATTTGAAGGAGAAGGATCTGGCAGGGCGAAATCTAAGTAAGGCAAACCTGAGCGGTGCCAACCTCAGCGATGCTTTCTTGCATCGGATCAACCTGTCGGAAGCCAACCTGAGTGGTGCCAATCTGTTTCGGGCAAATCTGCTGGAGGCAAATCTCAGCAATGCCAACCTGGAAGGAGCCAACCTGATTGGGGCAGACTTGAGCGGGGCAGACCTGAGCGGGGCGAATTTACGCGGAGCCAGAATTGCAGTGTCCGATCGCCTGATGGTTAAGTTCACCGGAACTCGGTTTAAGGGAGCAACTATGCCGGATGGCACCGTTCATGAATGA